The nucleotide window GAAACAGTTCAGGGAATTGTGCTCTCAGTTTCTTAAGAATTCCTTTCAGTGGCAGTGTCTTCTTGGCCTCATTCTGGCTAATCGTTGTTGTGGGCTCGTTGAATTTTGGTGTGAACTTCTCTCCTAGCCGACCCCTAGCCTCTCCTTGGCCCTGAttctcttcttgtcgtcTTTGTATTGGTGACGCTTCATCACCATTCGATGGATCGGAGTTTCCCTCGCTCCGATCATCACTCTTCTTTTGCGGTCTTTGAAGGTTTATGCCATCTTCGCTATCATCTGAAGGAGTCGACCCATCATCTGGCGAATCCCCATcgcccccaccgccaacctcatcatcttcgccAAATTTAGGCAGTGCAAAAAGCACCAAATCACGCTGATGACGTGCTAGATGTCGGAAATAGTCCTTAGCTGAGCTGAGCTTCTCCTGGCAAAGCTGGCATGTGCACTTGACCCCGATAGCTTTGGGCTTCCCGCATTCATCAATGACCTTGTCCATATCTGATTCACTTAGGAACATCATGTGTAGGCCAACAACATGCGTTTTGAACTCGATTGTAGAGTCAAAGTGATCCCTGCAGCGGGGACAAGTCCATGTCTTCCAATGCTTGTTTAAAATATGCCGCATCCATTCGTTGCGTGTCTGAAAGTCGATTGTGGACATTGCGCAATCAGGAGACAAGCACATGTATGGTCTGAGATCGGCCAGCACATGCTTAGTCCATGTTCGGGCGTTTGTGGCCGTTATCATCATGTAGCACAATGGGCATTCAAACGGCCCATCAGCGGCAGCTTTAGGAATGGCGGGAATTCTCGGCCTATCCCCCGTAAACAACGAGCTACTGTATGTTGTATCTGTCCGTACTGAGAcggcatcatcctcatctaGTACTCTCCGTCGCAATCTTGGTTTCATTTTGTTCTGATTTTTGAGACGATGCGGGATTGATGACGCGACGGTACTTTGTGCAGCTTCGTCGTCCTCGCTTCCCCCCTCAAGGCCATAGGCCAGCTTGTGGTGATGAAGCTCTCTGTACTTCAAGtactgccgccgccgagagaTAACCTTGCCCAAGCGTTCTCTGTCAGATTTTTTAGATAACGGAAATAATATCGCGGACATGTGCAATATCGCGCTCTTCGAAAAATGCAGCGTGGACCCAGTTCTTCTGTCTGAATCTGTCGTGGGGAGCCGGGTTCTGAATGGTCACAGACAACCGAAACAGGCAGTATAGACCGGCTCTGTTTGTTTCACGACGTTCGGAATACCAACATGAATTGTCCAGACTGAAGAACGGCATCTCAAGCCTTGAAGACTTACTGGAAATGAGTGTCGAACTAGAGCCGACTCGCCAACGTCGTTCGCAAGGGAAGGTCTACAAGCTACTGCGCGATGTCTCCGGGAGCATGTACGGAGCTATTCGATCAACAGTCACATGCAAATGCCCTGGGCTTCACAATTTtgggttgaagttgatgagCCGCCTCATCACTCATCTCCCATAATtcgacgaagacgaagaggtcCTGGGAAGATTCAAGTTCTCTGCTGCTgtctcctcgacatcaactGGATCTGATACTGGGGGGGTTCACTGGGGCAGCGCCAAAATATGGAATCTCTTGTCGCTGTCATTGTTGTCGCCAGCATCTAAAAGTCCCCGACATCCCACTGCAACATTGGCAACCGGTGTCAGATTTTCATCGTTGATGACGGCAGACAACCGTCAAAGCCAATCCCGCCAGTCGGCTGTTCTCGAGGGGATTGATAACCTGTGCCAGAGCATCCGAAAGTCTGGCAAGCAGGCGGCTGGTCAGTGCTGTGGGTGTATTCGTGACCCAGCAATATCAACTGCCAGGGCTTATCAAGTCTATCCGCTTGGGAACCCAAGCCAAGATGGTGACTGGAATCTAGTTCCCTTACGATCAGTTTTGTCAGGTGAGGTCCCAACAgtttccccttttctttaTGGAGACAAGCTGTGGTTGGCCTGGACCATCGCCTCGAGCGTTGCCCAACTCGGGGGTACAGATTGGTAGGCCAAGTTCACGATCCCACGGCGTTCATATCATGGTTACTAATAACAGACTGGAATAAAGGTATTTTCGCCCACCTACCCATAACGACCTGTATTTAGCACATCAGAATGGGGTGATACAGTTAAGAGAAGTGTTCCTTGTGAAATCCTTCCCTAATCTAAAGCCGGTTCTTCGGCGACCGCCAAACGCTACCCACCAAACCTTACTGGCTCTCGGAGTACTTCTTATTGAAGTCATCTTTGGGCAAGTATTATCGAAAGTCAGGCCAAAAGAGGCAGACCTTCAGAGCATCTTGTCCACCTATGAAGCTGTAATGCAGGTTCTCTCGACCGTCAACACATTGGGAGGACCAAACTAACACAAGGCGGTCAGGAAGTGTATCAAGTACGAAGTCTTTGACGACAGCGGGATGGTAGGCAATGAGGGACAGAAAGATGTCTTCGTTGGAATACTAAATTTGCTGGAGCAAGATCTGGAGACGGCCATGTGTTAGGAATActtacctaggtaccttacCTTTGCCGTACCGGTTATTTTGTCCACGACGTGGGtcctaggtaggtagccagTTGATCATGAACGATCTGATTCATCAATTGGATTCCATCCGAACAAGAACAGCCGCACCAGAACAAGTAGCACATCAATCACGATCGACCGCCCGGCAAAATGCGTTTTAGGATGCCTCTCGGGCCGTCAAGCAAACCGGACAACCGTGTGTGCGCTGCTTTTCAAGTCCCGtcgtggatggtggtgaccaTGCAGGGGTTTGGGGCTCCCGGTTGTGTTTCAACATCCACCTGCAGTGggatgaaaagggggtcCGTGATGCACACCACTCCCACTTTACACCAGCATAAGATATGATACAGCTTATGATGGTGTGTGGTTGCATTTTGgctgtgatgatgaaggaCATGGCGCGCAGAAAAAATGAATCAAAATCGATCGCTCATAACTTGCCCCCCAAAGGTGGACCACTTGCCCCTTTTCCGTGTCGTGCCTACTCAAACATTCCTCCGCTGTACCTCACTCAACATTGAAGCATCATAGGCTCTGGAAGCCTTCTTTCTACTGACTGCTGTATATGCCCCATCCGCAATCATGTGTGACAACCCACCGGACAGCGGCACACCTTTCTGCGCTCCCGAAAACGGCGCGCAACTCCAAACAGGAAATATCGTTGGAGGTAAGTCCTTCCTCAGCACCTCCCTTACTGGTAGCTAACCTCACAAAGTAATCTGgtcccccctcttcttcgcaacctcacccacctcacGCCCTCGCCAAATCCGCATCCAAGCCgacttcttccccttcaacaccccTCTGTCACGCCTAAACTCGACCATGAGCACCGGCACAGAAGGCTTCACCTCCAACGTCCTCAACCCCGCCCTCGGCACCTTCAACTGGTCAATCCTCGATTCTTATATTGACGACGCCGATGTCCCGTCTTTGATCGCCGTCCTCTCCATCGCAGAACCTTTCACCGACTCAGACGGGAATGGTACAGTCCTCGAAGGCAACGACCGCTTCCCTGGCCCAACCGTGACTCTTGTTCGAGGGCCCACACGACCTACGAGTACTAACGCGGTCAATGGAGGGACGATCAACGCGCCGCCCTCTCCTGCGAGTGAGAATACAGGTCCAagccccatcaccatcgcaCTCCCGATCTTGTTTGGTTTTTTGACGGCTATCACGTTGGCGTGCTGCATGGTCTACAAACGAAGACATCCATCGTTCAAGGTAGGTGAGATGGCAACAAAGTGGATGGGCAGAAGCGGTCGCGGAGGGTTCGGTGGTTTGAGAGCCGCGTCGGGTTACGGGCAGGGACGGAGCCAGCGGCAgcggatgggtggtggtggtggtggtgggttgagaGGGAAGGACATCAAAGTTGTGACGACGGATATCCAAGGGTTGAGGATGAATGCGGTGAATATGATGGCGGGCCAGAATCAGCAGCAAGGGAGGAATGTGTtcagggaggaggtgcgACGGCAGGAGAGGCgcgatggggatggtgatgtgtTGGGTGTGTGACCGGAGGTTGCtatggtgatgagggatggGAAATGGTTTCTTGAGTTTCAAAGTTATAAGATGCGGAACTGGTGATGATAGTAACAGTAAATACCAGGGCGTATGGTCTAGTGGTCAAGACGTCTTAGTTGCAAAAAGTGATGTTGCTGTGCTCCTGTTAAATGCTCCAACAGATGTATGGGTTCCAACGATACAAGTATGCTCCATGAGAAGGTCCCAGGTTCGATTCCTAGTATGTCCAGTCTCTTTTTAGCTTCTTGAAGGTATTGTTGTTCCTTCCAATGTGTTTGACTGATGGCTTTCATTTGCTTCTGTCGAAGATTACTTCCTTCCAGATGTATGCCAGTTGCTC belongs to Podospora bellae-mahoneyi strain CBS 112042 chromosome 6, whole genome shotgun sequence and includes:
- a CDS encoding hypothetical protein (antiSMASH:Cluster_2; EggNog:ENOG503PTCK; COG:S) produces the protein MCDNPPDSGTPFCAPENGAQLQTGNIVGVIWSPLFFATSPTSRPRQIRIQADFFPFNTPLSRLNSTMSTGTEGFTSNVLNPALGTFNWSILDSYIDDADVPSLIAVLSIAEPFTDSDGNGTVLEGNDRFPGPTVTLVRGPTRPTSTNAVNGGTINAPPSPASENTGPSPITIALPILFGFLTAITLACCMVYKRRHPSFKVGEMATKWMGRSGRGGFGGLRAASGYGQGRSQRQRMGGGGGGGLRGKDIKVVTTDIQGLRMNAVNMMAGQNQQQGRNVFREEVRRQERRDGDGDVLGV
- a CDS encoding hypothetical protein (antiSMASH:Cluster_2; EggNog:ENOG503NYVT; COG:S), with translation MSAILFPLSKKSDRERLGKVISRRRQYLKYRELHHHKLAYGLEGGSEDDEAAQSTVASSIPHRLKNQNKMKPRLRRRVLDEDDAVSVRTDTTYSSSLFTGDRPRIPAIPKAAADGPFECPLCYMMITATNARTWTKHVLADLRPYMCLSPDCAMSTIDFQTRNEWMRHILNKHWKTWTCPRCRDHFDSTIEFKTHVVGLHMMFLSESDMDKVIDECGKPKAIGVKCTCQLCQEKLSSAKDYFRHLARHQRDLVLFALPKFGEDDEVGGGGDGDSPDDGSTPSDDSEDGINLQRPQKKSDDRSEGNSDPSNGDEASPIQRRQEENQGQGEARGRLGEKFTPKFNEPTTTISQNEAKKTLPLKGILKKLRAQFPELFPEWDREEINDPRQNKWTKISRSLVDPEALDLGLEEFHTMESFVAVHRFLPQEEIKSYVDLTKAVWGNLEPPTHNEQASLF